The stretch of DNA NNNNNNNNNNNNNNNNNNNNNNNNNNNNNNNNNNNNNNNNNNNNNNNNNNNNNNNNNNNNNNNNNNNNNNNNNNNNNNNNNNNNNNNNNNNNNNNNNNNNNNNNNNNNNNNNNNNNNNNNNNNNNNNNNNNNNNNNNNNNNNNNNNNNNNNNNNNNNNNNNNNNNNNNNNNNNNNNNNNNNNNNNNNNNNNNNNNNNNNNNNNNNNNNNNNNNNNNNNNNNNNNNNNNNNNNNNNNNNNNNNNNNNNNNNNNNNNNNNNNNNNNNNNNNNNNNNNNNNNNNNNNNNNNNNNNNNNNNNNNNNNNNNNNNNNNNNNNNNNNNNNNNNNNNNNNNNNNNNNNNNNNNNNNNNNNNNNNNNNNNNNNNNNNNNNNNNNNNNNNNNNNNNNNNNNNNNNNNNNNNNNNNNNNNNNNNNNNNNNNNNNNNNNNNNNNNNNNNNNNNNNNNNNNNNNNNNNNNNNNNNNNNNNNNNNNNNNNNNNNNNNNNNNNNNNNNNNNNNNNNNNNNNNNNNNNNNNNNNNNNNNNNNNNNNNNNNNNNNNNNNNNNNNNNNNNNNNNNNNNNNNNNNNNNNNNNNNNNNNNNNNNNNNNNNNNNNNNNNNNNNNNNNNNNNNNNNNNNNNNNNNNNNNNNNNNNNNNNNNNNNNNNNNNNNNNNNNNNNNNNNNNNNNNNNNNNNNNNNNNNNNNNNNNNNNNNNNNNNNNNNNNNNNNNNNNNNNNNNNNNNNNNNNNNNNNNNNNNNNNNNNNNNNNNNNNNNNNNNNNNNNNNNNNNNNNNNNNNNNNNNNNNNNNNNNNNNNNNNNNNNNNNNNNNNNNNNNNNNNNNNNNNNNNNNNNNNNNNNNNNNNNNNNNNNNNNNNNNNNNNNNNNNNNNNNNNNNNNNNNNNNNNNNNNNNNNNNNNNNNNNNNNNNNNNNNNNNNNNNNNNNNNNNNNNNNNNNNNNNNNNNNNNNNNNNNNNNNNNNNNNNNNNNNNNNNNNNNNNNNNNNNNNNNNNNNNNNNNNNNNNNNNNNNNNNNNNNNNNNNNNNNNNNNNNNNNNNNNNNNNNNNNNNNNNNNNNNNNNNNNNNNNNNNNNNNNNNNNNNNNNNNNNNNNNNNNNNNNNNNNNNNNNNNNNNNNNNNNNNNNNNNNNNNNNNNNNNNNNNNNNNNNNNNNNNNNNNNNNNNNNNNNNNNNNNNNNNNNNNNNNNNNNNNNNNNNNNNNNNNNNNNNNNNNNNNNNNNNNNNNNNNNNNNNNNNNNNNNNNNNNNNNNNNNNNNNNNNNNNNNNNNNNNNNNNNNNNNNNNNNNNNNNNNNNNNNNNNNNNNNNNNNNNNNNNNNNNNNNNNNNNNNNNNNNNNNNNNNNNNNNNNNNNNNNNNNNNNNNNNNNNNNNNNNNNNNNNNNNNNNNNNNNNNNNNNNNNNNNNNNNNNNNNNNNNNNNNNNNNNNNNNNNNNNNNNNNNNNNNNNNNNNNNNNNNNNNNNNNNNNNNNNNNNNNNNNNNNNNNNNNNNNNNNNNNNNNNNNNNNNNNNNNNNNNNNNNNNNNNNNNNNNNNNNNNNNNNNNNNNNNNNNNNNNNNNNNNNNNNNNNNNNNNNNNNNNNNNNNNNNNNNNNNNNNNNNNNNNNNNNNNNNNNNNNNNNNNNNNNNNNNNNNNNNNNNNNNNNNNNNNNNNNNNNNNNNNNNNNNNNNNNNNNNNNNNNNNNNNNNNNNNNNNNNNNNNNNNNNNNNNNNNNNNNNNNNNNNNNNNNNNNNNNNNNNNNNNNNNNNNNNNNNNNNNNNNNNNNNNNNNNNNNNNNNNNNNNNNNNNNNNNNNNNNNNNNNNNNNNNNNNNNNNNNNNNNNNNNNNNNNNNNNNNNNNNNNNNNNNNNNNNNNNNNNNNNNNNNNNNNNNNNNNNNNNNNNNNNNNNNNNNNNNNNNNNNNNNNNNNNNNNNNNNNNNNNNNNNNNNNNNNNNNNNNNNNNNNNNNNNNNNNNNNNNNNNNNNNNNNNNNNNNNNNNNNNNNNNNNNNNNNNNNNNNNNNNNNNNNNNNNNNNNNNNNNNNNNNNNNNNNNNNNNNNNNNNNNNNNNNNNNNNNNNNNNNNNNNNNNNNNNNNNNNNNNNNNNNNNNNNNNNNNNNNNNNNNNNNNNNNNNNNNNNNNNNNNNNNNNNNNNNNNNNNNNNNNNNNNNNNNNNNNNNNNNNNNNNNNNNNNNNNNNNNNNNNNNNNNNNNNNNNNNNNNNNNNNNNNNNNNNNNNNNNNNNNNNNNNNNNNNNNNNNNNNNNNNNNNNNNNNNNNNNNNNNNNNNNNNNNNNNNNNNNNNNNNNNNNNNNNNNNNNNNNNNNNNNNNNNNNNNNNNNNNNNNNNNNNNNNNNNNNNNNNNNNNNNNNNNNNNNNNNNNNNNNNNNNNNNNNNNNNNNNNNNNNNNNNNNNNNNNNNNNNNNNNNNNNNNNNNNNNNNNNNNNNNNNNNNNNNNNNNNNNNNNNNNNNNNNNNNNNNNNNNNNNNNNNNNNNNNNNNNNNNNNNNNNNNNNNNNNNNNNNNNNNNNNNNNNNNNNNNNNNNNNNNNNNNNNNNNNNNNNNNNNNNNNNNNNNNNNNNNNNNNNNNNNNNNNNNNNNNNNNNNNNNNNNNNNNNNNNNNNNNNNNNNNNNNNNNNNNNNNNNNNNNNNNNNNNNNNNNNNNNNNNNNNNNNNNNNNNNNNNNNNNNNNNNNNNNNNNNNNNNNNNNNNNNNNNNNNNNNNNNNNNNNNNNNNNNNNNNNNNNNNNNNNNNNNNNNNNNNNNNNNNNNNNNNNNNNNNNNNNNNNNNNNNNNNNNNNNNNNNNNNNNNNNNNNNNNNNNNNNNNNNNNNNNNNNNNNNNNNNNNNNNNNNNNNNNNNNNNNNNNNNNNNNNNNNNNNNNNNNNNNNNNNNNNNNNNNNNNNNNNNNNNNNNNNNNNNNNNNNNNNNNNNNNNNNNNNNNNNNNNNNNNNNNNNNNNNNNNNNNNNNNNNNNNNNNNNNNNNNNNNNNNNNNNNNNNNNNNNNNNNNNNNNNNNNNNNNNNNNNNNNNNNNNNNNNNNNNNNNNNNNNNNNNNNNNNNNNNNNNNNNNNNNNNNNNNNNNNNNNNNNNNNNNNNNNNNNNNNNNNNNNNNNNNNNNNNNNNNNNNNNNNNNNNNNNNNNNNNNNNNNNNNNNNNNNNNNNNNNNNNNNNNNNNNNNNNNNNNNNNNNNNNNNNNNNNNNNNNNNNNNNNNNNNNNNNNNNNNNNNNNNNNNNNNNNNNNNNNNNNNNNNNNNNNNNNNNNNNNNNNNNNNNNNNNNNNNNNNNNNNNNNNNNNNNNNNNNNNNNNNNNNNNNNNNNNNNNNNNNNNNNNNNNNNNNNNNNNNNNNNNNNNNNNNNNNNNNNNNNNNNNNNNNNNNNNNNNNNNNNNNNNNNNNNNNNNNNNNNNNNNNNNNNNNNNNNNNNNNNNNNNNNNNNNNNNNNNNNNNNNNNNNNNNNNNNNNNNNNNNNNNNNNNNNNNNNNNNNNNNNNNNNNNNNNNNNNNNNNNNNNNNNNNNNNNNNNNNNNNNNNNNNNNNNNNNNNNNNNNNNNNNNNNNNNNNNNNNNNNNNNNNNNNNNNNNNNNNNNNNNNNNNNNNNNNNNNNNNNNNNNNNNNNNNNNNNNNNNNNNNNNNNNNNNNNNNNNNNNNNNNNNNNNNNNNNNNNNNNNNNNNNNNNNNNNNNNNNNNNNNNNNNNNNNNNNNNNNNNNNNNNNNNNNNNNNNNNNNNNNNNNNNNNNNNNNNNNNNNNNNNNNNNNNNNNNNNNNNNNNNNNNNNNNNNNNNNNNNNNNNNNNNNNNNNNNNNNNNNNNNNNNNNNNNNNNNNNNNNNNNNNNNNNNNNNNNNNNNNNNNNNNNNNNNNNNNNNNNNNNNNNNNNNNNNNNNNNNNNNNNNNNNNNNNNNNNNNNNNNNNNNNNNNNNNNNNNNNNNNNNNNNNNNNNNNNNNNNNNNNNNNNNNNNNNNNNNNNNNNNNNNNNNNNNNNNNNNNNNNNNNNNNNNNNNNNNNNNNNNNNNNNNNNNNNNNNNNNNNNNNNNNNNNNNNNNNNNNNNNNNNNNNNNNNNNNNNNNNNNNNNNNNNNNNNNNNNNNNNNNNNNNNNNNNNNNNNNNNNNNNNNNNNNNNNNNNNNNNNNNNNNNNNNNNNNNNNNNNNNNNNNNNNNNNNNNNNNNNNNNNNNNNNNNNNNNNNNNNNNNNNNNNNNNNNNNNNNNNNNNNNNNNNNNNNNNNNNNNNNNNNNNNNNNNNNNNNNNNNNNNNNNNNNNNNNNNNNNNNNNNNNNNNNNNNNNNNNNNNNNNNNNNNNNNNNNNNNNNNNNNNNNNNNNNNNNNNNNNNNNNNNNNNNNNNNNNNNNNNNNNNNNNNNNNNNNNNNNNNNNNNNNNNNNNNNNNNNNNNNNNNNNNNNNNNNNNNNNNNNNNNNNNNNNNNNNNNNNNNNNNNNNNNNNNNNNNNNNNNNNNNNNNNNNNNNNNNNNNNNNNNNNNNNNNNNNNNNNNNNNNNNNNNNNNNNNNNNNNNNNNNNNNNNNNNNNNNNNNNNNNNNNNNNNNNNNNNNNNNNNNNNNNNNNNNNNNNNNNNNNNNNNNNNNNNNNNNNNNNNNNNNNNNNNNNNNNNNNNNNNNNNNNNNNNNNNNNNNNNNNNNNNNNNNNNNNNNNNNNNNNNNNNNNNNNNNNNNNNNNNNNNNNNNNNNNNNNNNNNNNNNNNNNNNNNNNNNNNNNNNNNNNNNNNNNNNNNNNNNNNNNNNNNNNNNNNNNNNNNNNNNNNNNNNNNNNNNNNNNNNNNNNNNNNNNNNNNNNNNNNNNNNNNNNNNNNNNNNNNNNNNNNNNNNNNNNNNNNNNNNNNNNNNNNNNNNNNNNNNNNNNNNNNNNNNNNNNNNNNNNNNNNNNNNNNNNNNNNNNNNNNNNNNNNNNataataataataataataataataataataataataataataataataataataataataataataatattaatattaatactaataataattaaataaaacaaaaccctTGCCACCTCATCCCATTTTTCCCAATTCCTCTTTCTCTCTTCCTCTCGGCAGACAGCAACCCCCTCCCCCtccttcattttttgttttctttcttcttttcttccCTTCTCCTTCTTCTCACTCTATTACTCAAACCCTCAATCCTTAAAGGAGGTTTAACATCCCCACAAGCttaatttctcaaactcctacaaattcttttggttgagatttttgggttagggtttgtgttctaaggaaggaaaaagggtacccatctcttgaaagtggtttattgagactcattgaggtaaatgcacaactctaatcctagtatgaattcatagaaaaatgtagttttgagtaaaaatcttatttcgtgtttagagtatatttaaatgatgcTGATAGTTTTCTAGAGGTagttaaactttagaataaatttctctaaagttttggaaatatttttatactcagatttgtcaactgagaccttgccggctactctgagagttgttggagagcaaacttagacgattctccataacagtgagttgacgacgatcatcgtcatttacttttatataatgttattattattattttacttggtttctatattaaagtatttattgaaaaatttgggaaacacaacctttgaattttatctcaatttcgtcaattatttaatttaactgtcgttgttatataatatgttattattttgatttagtatgagttaaagtatttaaagcttgaattgttatgcgattgaatatgtttttcatgaattacgatgaaattatttttaatgcgCGTTTTGGAAAATCagtgttattgttattaaattgtaactgcgttaggtgcacctagttacctcgtgttgattagggagagttacccgttagatggagccgcccctatgagaaatgtcatccataggaggagagggctatcaacgcGATGTAAACTCCCTAATTGATACGTGACGATGCGTTgcgggattgagaggagagggtcatctgttagatggagccgcccctaagggaaaggccacccttaggaggaaagggctatcaatgagataaagccgcctcttggttctaaaaatttgtattattacttgtttgatttttatgataattttaaggttgttcattttgatttcgtttcgttattcactaaattttttaatatttttgtcaagcgattaaacagttattcgtgccttttgtgtttcccttctaattgatggtggttgttgtctcctcactaagtctttgtgacttacccctttatgttgcttattttttcagattcgcagGCAGTTGAGTAGAAATTTGttatttgattcaagtctccacatatttcttttggtaggcctctttgattgAGGACCATTTTTGTAACGTCTGTTGAGTCTATGtaatttgcagctattttggagtctagcaatttttttgaaattgtattAAACGATTAGATTATGTTCTTTGAATTGTGACTTAATTGAGAATTTAACagggattttataaatttgggaatgttgaagttacagaggatactctgtcgaaatttcgaggaaaagtatatatatatatatatacttttgaaATGGTTATGGAACGATTTagtgtttaattgttaagttagttggtaggcttgccaggctaggagtatagcttgcgCGCCGGTCACGACATTTAAATTTCGGGTCGTGACAATGTTGGAATTGATTCTTTTAATATGTAAACATTTGGATTTAGTCCATATTACAGAGACTAATTCTAATATGAACaaattttgtaaagaaaaaaataaaacaacaataaCCAAAAGGAAAAATGGTATATTTGTGACTTGTAAGgactaaaaacaatttttttacatggacaaatagtgaaaaatattatgttggagggataaaaaacatatttatgtaTGAAATTTGTGTAACCTTGAGTTATTTGTTATTAACAGGTATACCATAAGTTTGGATGCATTTGTGACTGGATATACAAGTTAAAGAACTCATTCattcaaaaatttctttaaaagaagTTTGTAGAAAGTAACACTGACTAACATATTCTGGAGAAGTGGTGGTATATTTCTGATGAGGGTGCTTCAAATGCCCCAACTTGTAAGACATGGTCCATTTCAAAGTCACCCATGTTGCTACACTTCGCATGTATCTTCAAGATTACCGGTATGTTTTGTTTCATGGAACCCTTCAAGTTCAACCAACCCCACAAATGACATcaagaacaacaacaacgaTTTGATTCAATCATTATGTAGAGGTGGCAATCTTAAGCAAGCAATTCAGGTCTTGTGTACCGAGCCGAATCCAACTCATAAGACTTTCGAGGTTTTGATATGTTCTTGCGCGCAACATAACTCTCTTTCTGATGGTCTTGATGTTCATCACCATCTTGTCGGTACTGGTCTTGATCACCATCTTGTCGGTAATGGTCTTGTTTCAGCTAATGATGCTTGAGGCATGCGATTCCGTTCCAAATCCGGTTACAATGGTTAGTGTGCTTCAAGCTTGTGCAAGTCTTGCTGCATTGGAACATGGAAAGTTGGTTCATGGCTATATCATTAGAAAGGGTCTTGATTCTATATTGCCGGTTCTTAACACCCTTATAACAATGTATGGAAGATGCGGTGAGATTTCGACAGGACAACGTGTGTTTGATTATATGAAGAAACGCGATGTTGTTTCATGGAATtctttgatttctatttatgGTATGCATGGTTTTGGAAAGAAAGCCatccaaatttttgaaaatatgatcCACAATGGAGTTTCGCCGAGTTACATATCGTTTATTACAATTTTGTGTGCTTGCAGCCATGCAGGCCTTGTTGAGGAGAGAAAGATTTTGTTTGAATCTATGCTTAGTAAATACAGGATCCGTCCATGTATGGAACATTATGCTTGTATGGTTGATCTTCTTGGCCGAGCTAACATGTTTGATGAAGCAATGAAACTAACAGAAGATATGGATTTTGAACCAGGACAAACCGTTTGGGGTTCCCTTCTCGGATCTTGTAGGATTCACTGTAATGTTGAGCTTGCCGAGAGAGCAAGCATTATGCCTTTTGAGTTGGAGCCTATGAATGCTGGCAATTATGTGCTTTTAGCAGATATTTACGCAAAAGCTAGGATGTGGAATGACGTAAGGCGTGTGAGGAAATTATTAGAAACTCGCGGCCTGCAAAAGATTCCGAGCTGCAGTTGGATTGAAATCAAAAGGAAGATATACTCACTTGTCTCTGTGGAAGAGTATAATCCACAAATCGAAGAGCTTCGTGCTTTTCTAATTACATTGTTGACTGAGATCAAGAATCAGGGCTATGTTCCGCAGACAAACATTGTTGTTTATGATCTCGATGAAGAAGAGAAGGAAAGAATCGTGTTGGGACATAGCGGAAAGCTTGCCTTGCTTTCAGACTCATTAATACCGCAAAAGGCGAAACCATTAGGATCACAAACAActtgagattgtgtgaagactGTCATGCTTTTATGaagtttatttcaaaatttgccAAGAGAGAGATTCTTCTTAGAGATGTGAATAGGTTCCACTGTTTTAGAGATGGAGTTTGTTCATGTGGTGACTATTGGTAGTTATTGGAAGAACACTATGCAGTTAAATCTTTATGAAGTAATTCTAATATAGTCACAGAAATTGAACGATGTCATGGTTCCATACACAATAAGTCCCAGTTGAGATCTGCTGTAaatctttgtttctttttacaatGCGTTGAAATTcaacttataattaaaacaatgaaaatgaaaacCTCAACTTCTAATCTAATCACCACTTCATCATGAAatctcaaattttatattaagattTGTTTCTTCAAAATCTTATGTTGGTTGGCAAATACCAATACATCGTATCCTGTATTTTTACCCTAGCACTACTATTAATAATATCTTTTCAATGTGAGAAATAGATCTCTGGTATTTTTCCTTCTTCAGAAACCTTTCTTGAGGTCATTGAAAGTAAGTTAATTGAGGATTTGTGTACTTTGCACTGTAGCTTATATCTATACTTTATATCtatctaaattatatataaaaataaaaccaattaGGTTTGCAACGTTATTTTCCTGGTCTACATGAAGGTAATTTTGTGAATGTCTCAATGGAGAGAGCATCCCCTATGAGTTTGGTGAATTTAAGGGTTACCCCAAGTGCCAATGGTGAAGGGAAGTTATTTTCTTCCTatagataatttttatttgtcttCCTCTAAATCCTATGTCTGTCTTTCATCTTTTCtcttttgcatttttctttttgctAATTTCGGTTGAGTTTGTATCTCTTCCTTTCCGTTTCATTTCCTTTTTGTTGCTTCTGCCACTTTGTTCCAGTTTTTTGCTCCTGCAGGATAAAAAGGTATGGAGCTTTCGAATCTGCTAATGTAAATCTCCTCTTGTTGGGTAAATATTGTTCTTGGTTAGGGTATTTGAGCAGTTCAACCACGATTTCGTCACGGTTCAAGCAGTTTAAAACAGTTGAACTATGACCTAGAGGTCTCGCAAGTTCAATGTCTaattcgatttttaaaatattgattgaaAGCTTATGGTTAATGAGAGGTTCTTCATGTGGTATGCCTTGCAGATTCGGTATTTCAGGTTTGAGATTGCTTTTTCTGGATATTTTTCAGTTTCATATActtgaataaattttaaattccaTCTGCATGAGTTGCATCTTTGCTGTTTTGAATTACAGGTGttgatgttgttttgaaaatttaaaaacctttgaaaacaatttatgccaccgaaaatattagtgggttgagtcgcggacttaggtagctctctttaagacgtttcgaggcactgcccaaaattgtgcaaggcagactatagAAAactgttctagaattacaccctcagtATGTCAGTCGATTGACTGAcactcaaatatagcacggaggctactcaaatatagcacggaggctactcaagaaaataagaagaagaagaatataagggggagaagtgagaaaagcctcagatacggagtgcttttggtgtgcttttccaagtgaggtgagctctctatttatagatgagttcagcaactggatctgagaaaaAAGGGGGATCCAAGAGCACGAAGTCCATTAACTGGCCACCAGGAATGTGCCTTAGAAATAGGAAACGTGACTTGACTAGGCTCCTTGACCGGGCAAAAGTCAAAACGTGGGAAAGACTCAGCTTTAGGGTTTTGACGTGGCAAGCAACTGAAGctaagtcaaattagggttttgactgaGCAAAGCACAAGAGACTAGTCTGTTTAGGGTTTGAATGAATCAGAACTTTGACTTTGACCTTGTGGATGACAGTTTCGTAATATGTGACATATCGcaagcaattaattaattaaataaataattaatttNNNNNNNNNNNNNNNNNNNNNNNNNNNNNNNNNNNNNNNNNNNNNNNNNNNNNNNNNNNNNNNNNNNNNNNNNNNNNNNNNNNNNNNNNNNNNNNNNNNNNNNNNNNNNNNNNNNNNNNNNNNNNNNNNNNNNNNNNNNNNNNNNNNNNNNNNNNNNNNNNNNNNNNNNNNNNNNNNNNNNNNNNNNNNNNNNNNNNNNNNNNNNNNNNNNNNNNNNNNNNNNNNNNNNNNNNNNNNNNNNNNNNNNNNNNNNNNNNNNNNNNNNNNNNNNNNNNNNNNNNNNNNNNNNNNNNNNNNNNNNNNNNNNNNNNNNNNNNNNNNNNNNNNNNNNNNNNNNNNNNNNNNNNNNNNNNNNNNNNNNNNNNNNNNNNNNNNNNNNNNNNNNNNNNNNNNNNNNNNNNNNNNNNNNNNNNNNNNNNNNNNNNNNNNNNNNNNNNNNNNNNNNNNNNNNNNNNNNNNNNNNNNNNNNNNNNNNNNNNNNNNNNNNNNNNNNNNNNNNNNNNNNNNNNNNNNNNNNNNNNNNNNNNNNNNNNNNNNNNNNNNNNNNNNNNNNNNNNNNNNNNNNNNNNNNNNNNNNNNNNNNNNNNNNNNNNNNNNNNNNNNNNNNNNNNNNNNNNNNNNNNNNNNNNNNNNNNNNNNNNNNNNNNNNNNNNNNNNNNNNNNNNNNNNNNNNNN from Cicer arietinum cultivar CDC Frontier isolate Library 1 chromosome 3, Cicar.CDCFrontier_v2.0, whole genome shotgun sequence encodes:
- the LOC101512479 gene encoding LOW QUALITY PROTEIN: pentatricopeptide repeat-containing protein CRR2, chloroplastic-like (The sequence of the model RefSeq protein was modified relative to this genomic sequence to represent the inferred CDS: inserted 1 base in 1 codon), coding for MVLMFITILSVLVLITILSVMVLFQLMMLEACDSVPNPVTMVSVLQACASLAALEHGKLVHGYIIRKGLDSILPVLNTLITMYGRCGEISTGQRVFDYMKKRDVVSWNSLISIYGMHGFGKKAIQIFENMIHNGVSPSYISFITILCACSHAGLVEERKILFESMLSKYRIRPCMEHYACMVDLLGRANMFDEAMKLTEDMDFEPGQTVWGSLLGSCRIHCNVELAERASIMPFELEPMNAGNYVLLADIYAKARMWNDVRRVRKLLETRGLQKIPSCSWIEIKRKIYSLVSVEEYNPQIEELRAFLITLLTEIKNQGYVPQTNIVVYDLDEEEKERIVLGHSGKLXLAFRLINTAKGETIRITNNLRLCEDCHAFMKFISKFAKREILLRDVNRFHCFRDGVCSCGDYW